The following are from one region of the Neurospora crassa OR74A linkage group III, whole genome shotgun sequence genome:
- the cat-1 gene encoding catalase-1, with product MQRLALHYPPLDPAAEPPTEHILQQSNPTMSNIISQAGQKAKEALTSAPSSKKVDDLKNEFKETDKSARLTTDYGVKQTTADDWLRIVSDDKIGPSLLEDPFARERIMRFDHERIPERVVHARGSGAFGKFKVYESASDLTMAPVLTDTSRETPVFVRFSTVLGSRGSADTVRDVRGFAVKFYTEEGNWDLVGNNIPVFFIQDAIKFPDVIHAGKPEPHNEVPQAQSAHNNFWDFQFNHTEATHMFTWAMSDRAIPRSLRMMQGFGVNTYTLINAQGKRHFVKFHWTPELGVHSLVWDEALKLAGQDPDFHRKDLWEAIENGAYPKWKFGIQAIAEEDEHKFDFDILDATKIWPEDLVPVRYIGEMELNRNPDEFFPQTEQIAFCTSHVVNGIGFSDDPLLQGRNFSYFDTQISRLGVNFQELPINRPVCPVMNFNRDGAMRHTISRGTVNYYPNRFDACPPASLKEGGYLEYAQKVAGIKARARSAKFKEHFSQAQLFYNSMSPIEKQHMINAFGFELDHCEDPVVYGRMVQRLADIDLGLAQTIAEMVGGEAPTTTNHPNHGRKTINLSQTEFPPATPTIKSRRVAIIIADGYDNVAYDAAYAAISANQAIPLVIGPRRSKVTAANGSTVQPHHHLEGFRSTMVDAIFIPGGAKAAETLSKNGRALHWIREAFGHLKAIGATGEAVDLVAKAIALPQVTVSSEAEVHESYGVVTLKKVKPESFTDAVKIAKGAAGFLGEFFYAIAQHRNWDRELDGLHSMIAY from the exons ATGCAACGACTCGCGTTGCATTATCCTCCCCTAGATCCTGCAGCAGAACCACCCACAGAACACATTCTCCAGCAGTCAAATCCCACCATGTCCAACATCATCAGCCAGGCCGGCcaaaaggccaaggaggcccTCACCAGTGCCCCCAGCAGCAAGAAGGTGGACGATCTCAAGAACGAGTTCAAGGAGACCGATAAGAGTGCCCGCCTCACCACCGACTATGGTGTCAAGCAGACCACGGCCGACGACTGGCTGAGGATCGTCAGCGACGACAAGATTGGTCCTTCGTTGCTCGAGGACCCCTTTGCCCGTGAAAGG ATCATGCGCTTCGACCACGAGAGAATCCCAGAGCGAGTAGTCCACGCCCGTGGCAGCGGTGCCTTTGGCAAGTTCAAGGTCTACGAGAGCGCCTCCGACCTCACAATGGCCCCTGTCCTTACCGATACTTCGCGCGAGACTCCCGTCTTTGTGCGCTTCTCTACCGTTCTCGGCAGTCGAGGCAGTGCCGACACGGTCCGTGATGTCCGTGGTTTCGCCGTCAAGTTCTACACAGAGGAGGGCAACTGGGATCTGGTCGGCAACAATATCcccgtcttcttcatccaggATGCCATCAAGTTCCCCGATGTCATCCACGCTGGCAAGCCCGAGCCCCACAACGAGGTGCCCCAGGCCCAGAGCGCCCACAACAACTTTTGGGATTTCCAGTTCAACCACACCGAGGCCACTCACATGTTCACCTGGGCCATGAGTGATCGCGCCATTCCCCGTTCCCTCCGCATGATGCAGGGTTTCGGTGTCAACACCTACACTCTCATCAACGCCCAGGGCAAGCGTCACTTTGTCAAGTTCCACTGGACTCCCGAGCTCGGTGTCCACTCCCTCGTTTGGGATGAGGCCTTGAAGCTGGCTGGTCAGGATCCCGATTTCCACCGCAAGGATCTTTGGGAGGCTATCGAGAACGGTGCCTaccccaagtggaagtttgGTATCCAGGCTAttgccgaggaggacgagcaCAAGTTCGACTTTGACATCCTCGATGCCACCAAGATCTGGCCCGAGGACCTCGTTCCCGTCCGTTACATTGGTGAGATGGAGCTTAACCGCAACCCGGACGAGTTCTTCCCCCAGACCGAGCAGATCGCCTTCTGCACCAGCCACGTCGTCAACGGTATTGGCTTCTCGGACGACCCTCTTCTCCAGGGCCGTAACTTTTCCTACTTTGACACCCAGATCTCCCGTCTTGGTGTCAACTTCCAGGAGCTGCCCATCAACCGCCCTGTGTGCCCTGTCATGAACTTTAACCGTGATGGTGCCATGCGCCACACCATCTCCCGCGGCACCGTCAACTACTACCCCAACCGTTTCGACGCCTGCCCTCCCGCCTCCCTCAAGGAAGGCGGTTACCTCGAGTACGCCCAGAAGGTCGCCGGTATCAAGGCCCGCGCCCGCAGCGCCAAGTTTAAGGAGCACTTCAGCCAGGCCCAGCTCTTCTACAACTCGATGTCGCCAATTGAGAAGCAGCACATGATCAACGCTTTTGGCTTCGAGCTCGACCACTGCGAGGATCCTGTTGTCTACGGCCGCATGGTTCAGCGTCTGGCCGACATCGATCTTGGTCTTGCTCAGACCATTGCCGAAATGGTTGGCGGCGAGGCTCCCACTACCACCAACCACCCTAACCACGGCAGGAAGACCATCAACCTCAGCCAGACCGAGTTCCCGCCTGCGACCCCAACCATCAAGTCCCGCCGTgttgccatcatcatcgccgaTGGCTACGATAACGTCGCTTATGACGCTGCCTATGCCGCTATTTCTGCCAACCAGGCCATCCCTCTTGTTATCGGCCCCCGCCGTTCCAAGGTCACTGCTGCCAATGGCTCGACCGTCCagccccaccaccacctcgagGGCTTCCGTTCGACCATGGTGGACGCCATCTTCATCCCCGGCGGCGCCAAGGCTGCTGAGACGCTCTCCAAGAACGGCCGTGCTCTGCACTGGATCCGTGAGGCGTTTGGTCATCTCAAGGCCATTGGTGCTACCGGCGAGGCGGTTGACCTCGTTGCCAAGGCGATTGCTCTGCCTCAGGTCACAGTCAGCAGCGAGGCGGAGGTTCATGAAAGCTATGGTGTTGTGACGCTCAAGAAGGTTAAGCCTGAGAGCTTCACAGATGCCGTCAAGATTGCCAAGGGCGCTGCTGGGTTCTTGGGAGAGTTCTTCTATGCCATTGCCCAGCACAGGAATTGGGACAGAGAGTTGGATGGCTTGCACTCCATGATTGCGTACTAA
- a CDS encoding UPF0041 domain-containing protein, giving the protein MAAVVKALNAKIRSNPVANYLCSTHFWGPASNFGIPIAAVLDTQKSPELISGQMTGALTIYAFTFMRYALAVTPRNYLLFGCHFVNAGAQLTQGYRYLDWHYWGGKEKAVQKALTAPVAAAAVAK; this is encoded by the exons ATGGCTGCCGTCGTCAAGGCCCTCAACGCCAAGATCAGGAGCAATCCTGTGGCCAACTACCTGTGCTCGACCC ACTTCTGGGGTCCTGCCTCCAACTTTGGTATCCCCATAGCCGCCGTCCTCGACACCCAGAAGAGCCCTGAGCT CATCTCTGGCCAGATGACCGGTGCCCTCACCATCTACGCCTTCACCTTCATGCGTTACGCCCTTGCCGTCACCCCCCGTAACTACCTCCTCTTCGGCTGCCACTTTGTCAACGCCGGCGCCCAGCTCACCCAGGGTTACCGCTACCTCGACTGGCACTACTGGGGTGGCAAGGAGAAGGCTGTCCAGAAGGCCCTCACTGCCCCGgttgccgccgctgccgttgCCAAGTAA
- a CDS encoding Ser/Thr protein phosphatase, whose product MITSATSPPDPSTSTSTSTASTSTTTSPSPTIPTRLLLLSDTHIRSRSKNPLPFPVPSTPVDIVIHAGDITDSSTLSEFRLCLSYLRRLNAPLKLIIAGNHDYTLDVPASTHIHTSTHSQRKRRPDIGDPGEAISLLTSAAKDGIFYLQEGTHHFDLSNGAQLTVYASPATPAFGSQGFQYTQQEGHVFDIPPEADIVISHGPPRGILDVSRLTRASCGSVELWEAVKRTRPKLHVFGHIHEAWGAAAVKWKPDCENGNGEVESAKVLEDRRGVEEGWKDSKEERKRKEEKVDKIVRDGYYHLKYDRGEDAEQTSLFVNAAVMYAPGYVPWLVDVELPRSDVDGNEKSTMADERNRKPLDVRSRECLSTNLQHLEL is encoded by the coding sequence ATGATCACATCAGCCACCAGCCCACCCGACCCAAGCACatcgacatcaacatcaacggcgtcaacatcgacaacaacatcaccatcaccaacaatcCCCacccgccttctccttctctccgaCACCCACATCCGCTCCCGCTCCAAGAACCCCCTCCCATTCCCCGTTCCCTCCACTCCCGTCGACATCGTCATCCACGCAGGCGACATCACCGACTCCTCCACCCTCTCCGAATTCcgtctctgtctctcttACCTCCGCCGACTGAACGCCCCCTTGAAGTTGATCATAGCCGGTAACCACGACTACACTCTCGACGTTCCTGCTTCCACCCATATCCATACCTCCACCCACTCACAGCGAAAAAGAAGACCAGATATCGGCGACCCCGGCGAAGCCATATCCCTActcacctccgccgccaaAGACGGCATCTTTTATCTACAAGAAGGCACCCACCACTTTGATCTCTCCAACGGCGCCCAATTGACAGTCTACGCATCCCCCGCCACCCCCGCCTTCGGCAGCCAAGGCTTCCAGTACACCCAACAAGAAGGCCACGTATTTGATATCCCTCCAGAAGCCGATATTGTCATTAGCCATGGCCCGCCCAGGGGAATATTGGACGTGAGTCGATTAACGAGGGCCTCATGCGGGAGCGTGGAACTGTGGGAGGCTGTCAAGAGAACGAGACCAAAGTTGCATGTGTTTGGACATATCCATGAGGCGTGGGGGGCGGCGGCTGTCAAGTGGAAACCTGACTGCGAGAATGGGAATGGGGAGGTGGAAAGTGCCAAAGTGTTGGAAGATCGGAGAGGGGTAGAAGAGGGGTGGAAGGATTCAAAAGAGGAGCGGAAgcggaaggaggaaaaagtgGACAAGATTGTGAGGGATGGGTATTATCATTTGAAGTATGATCGGGGAGAGGATGCAGAGCAGACATCATTGTTTGTGAACGCGGCAGTCATGTATGCTCCGGGGTACGTGCCTTGGTTGGTGGATGTTGAGCTTCCGAGGAgtgatgttgatgggaaTGAGAAAAGTACAATGGCGGATGAAAGGAATAGGAAGCCATTGGATGTGCGATCACGAGAGTGTTTGTCGACCAACCTTCAACACTTGGAGCTCTGA